The following are from one region of the Magallana gigas chromosome 4, xbMagGiga1.1, whole genome shotgun sequence genome:
- the LOC136275040 gene encoding protein asteroid homolog 1-like, with amino-acid sequence MGIKGLTTFMNSNPQLMEEIRLHDTEVVIDGNSLYHFIFYYNQLDFIHGGDYDQFADKIIKFFKLFHCCNIQPYIVFDGGNDANDMKFQTNRKRMKERLEMAMQLAKGYKGNCKVMPIMAFDTFKAVLKEIKIPFAVCDFEADKEIAKLANRLNCPVLSNDSDFYIFPLTPGFIPLDSVCFPEEETRIVNDGLEKFLTARIYHVNKFVDFFPLLGRNVLPLLALLLGNDYVDIQIFKPFYSSIWRYEGDTQFRSIPITDKRTHKVLLWLESLKTYENGISPIKSKALTPQQLETISSALDRTIEVFTFNATDSEFSLFPYFKQDSSAIAKQIRWQKGSMNL; translated from the coding sequence ATGGGAATTAAAGGATTGACAACGTTCATGAATAGTAATCCACAGCTTATGGAAGAAATTCGACTGCATGACACAGAGGTAGTCATAGATGGAAATAGCTTGTACCACTTCATCTTTTATTATAATCAATTGGATTTTATTCACGGTGGAGATTATGACCAGTTCgctgataaaataattaaattctttaaacTCTTCCACTGTTGCAACATTCAGCCTTATATTGTGTTTGATGGTGGAAATGATGCAAATGACATGAAATTTCAGACAAATCGTAAAAGGATGAAAGAGAGGCTTGAGATGGCCATGCAACTAGCAAAGGGATATAAGGgaaattgtaaagtaatgcCTATCATGGCATTTGACACTTTTAAAGCAGTCTTGAAAGAAATTAAGATTCCGTTTGCAGTATGTGACTTTGAGGCTGACAAAGAAATTGCAAAACTTGCAAACAGGTTGAATTGTCCAGTTTTGTCCAATGATagtgatttttatatatttccttTAACACCTGGATTCATACCTCTTGACAGTGTATGTTTTCCTGAAGAGGAAACCAGAATTGTGAATGATGGTTTGGAAAAATTTCTTACTGCTCGAATATATCATGTGAACAAGTTTGTTGATTTCTTTCCACTTTTAGGAAGAAATGTCCTCCCCTTGCTGGCTCTGCTCCTAGGAAATGATTATGTTGACATACAgatttttaaaccattttattCTTCCATCTGGAGATATGAAGGGGATACACAGTTTAGAAGTATTCCAATAACTGACAAAAGGACCCACAAAGTCCTTCTGTGGTTAGAAAGTTTGAAAACGTATGAGAACGGAATTTCGCCAATCAAATCAAAGGCATTAACTCCACAACAGCTAGAAACTATATCATCAGCTCTAGATAGAACCATAGAAGTATTTACTTTCAATGCAACAGACTCGGAATTTTCCTTGTTTCCATACTTTAAGCAAGATAGCAGTGCAATTGCGAAACAAATACGATGGCAAAAGGGTTCGATGAATCTGTAA